One region of Limnospira fusiformis SAG 85.79 genomic DNA includes:
- a CDS encoding alpha-ketoglutarate-dependent dioxygenase AlkB family protein: MRLWDNQRDISHPGSVNDLDKQVIIDTDGLVILYGNFLTLAESDRLFGELYKSINWRQEQIKIFGKIRPIPRLTAWYADEGKSYTYSGIEHHAQPWNPTLKSIKSQVEDIAEVTFNSVLINLYRDGKDSMSWHSDDEPELGKNPIIASVSLGGTRRFAGKHKISKDRKFNIDLTSGSLLLMKGETQHFWQHQIPKTSRVVEPRINLTFRMVKS; this comes from the coding sequence ATGAGACTGTGGGATAATCAGCGAGATATCAGCCATCCTGGTTCAGTGAATGATTTAGACAAACAAGTGATTATTGATACTGATGGTTTGGTCATATTGTATGGCAATTTTTTGACGTTGGCAGAAAGCGATCGCTTATTTGGGGAGTTGTATAAATCCATTAATTGGAGACAAGAACAGATTAAAATATTTGGGAAAATCAGACCCATACCGAGACTCACAGCTTGGTATGCAGATGAAGGTAAATCCTATACATATTCAGGGATCGAACATCATGCACAACCCTGGAACCCGACACTTAAATCAATCAAATCCCAGGTTGAAGATATAGCGGAAGTGACTTTTAATAGTGTTCTAATTAATCTGTATCGGGATGGAAAAGATAGTATGTCGTGGCATAGCGATGATGAACCCGAACTAGGGAAAAATCCGATAATCGCCTCAGTCAGCTTAGGGGGAACCCGTCGATTTGCTGGGAAGCACAAAATCAGCAAAGACCGGAAATTTAATATTGATTTAACCAGCGGTAGTTTGCTGTTAATGAAAGGGGAGACACAGCACTTTTGGCAACATCAAATCCCCAAAACTTCCCGGGTTGTGGAGCCGCGAATTAATTTAACTTTTAGAATGGTAAAATCATAG
- a CDS encoding ABC transporter permease: MNNDVLKTRSVLLDIWVRFRRDKMAVIGSCVLLLIIVSIVLGPMIYTTPADRIDFGNSVLPPSWNHPFGTNDLGQDQLARILRGGRISLAVGLAAMLVAIALGTAVGAIAGFYGGILDSVLMRCTDLFLALPQLPILLLVIYLFREPMRAIAGSEAGIFILIVLVVGGLNWMSVARLVRASFLSTREMDFVIAAKAIGAKPHRLILVHILPNVLTPIIVAATLSVGTAIITESTLSFLGLGFPPDIPTWGRMLYDAQNYIETAPHMVIFPGAAIFLTVISINYIGDGLRDALDPKSQL, from the coding sequence ATGAATAATGATGTGTTGAAAACCCGCAGTGTATTGTTAGATATATGGGTGAGATTTCGTCGGGATAAAATGGCGGTAATTGGTAGCTGTGTGTTGCTACTGATTATAGTGTCTATTGTGTTGGGTCCGATGATTTATACGACACCAGCGGATCGGATTGATTTTGGTAATTCTGTGTTACCTCCTAGTTGGAATCATCCCTTTGGTACTAATGATTTAGGACAAGACCAATTAGCGAGGATTCTGAGGGGTGGACGCATTTCTTTAGCGGTGGGTTTGGCGGCGATGTTAGTGGCGATCGCTTTAGGAACTGCTGTAGGTGCGATCGCCGGATTTTATGGAGGGATTTTAGATAGTGTATTAATGCGATGCACGGATTTATTTTTAGCTTTACCGCAACTGCCGATTTTATTATTAGTAATTTACCTATTTCGGGAACCCATGAGAGCGATCGCCGGTTCGGAAGCGGGAATTTTCATCTTAATTGTATTAGTAGTCGGGGGACTTAATTGGATGTCTGTAGCGCGGTTGGTGAGGGCGAGTTTTTTGTCAACGAGAGAGATGGATTTTGTGATAGCAGCTAAGGCGATCGGGGCTAAACCTCACCGTTTAATTTTAGTTCATATTCTCCCGAATGTTCTGACTCCGATTATTGTCGCAGCGACCCTATCAGTAGGAACAGCAATTATCACGGAATCAACCCTAAGTTTTCTAGGGTTAGGATTTCCCCCGGATATTCCCACCTGGGGAAGGATGTTATATGATGCCCAAAACTACATAGAAACAGCCCCCCACATGGTTATATTCCCTGGTGCAGCTATTTTTTTAACAGTGATTAGTATCAACTATATTGGCGATGGATTACGAGATGCACTAGACCCAAAATCTCAGCTTTAA
- a CDS encoding ABC transporter permease has protein sequence MTRYIINRLLTAIPTLIAISVVLFLVLALAPGDPMGEFASNPSITAEVRENIRRSLGLDQPILIRYFKWAWSFLQGDMGYSFTSLVPVSELISQRLPTTIWIAGSAYILAVIIAFPLGIISAIKRYSLFDQVATTFAFLGFSLPPFFTGLLFIIIFSVNLNWFPFIYNSNLQVTNLSTLWQQIQQSIMPISVLALFQSAVLMRFIRSAILEELNRDYVRTAHAKGLPDFQVINFHILRNALIPVITLMALNIPEIFTGALVTEQVFRVPGIGALLVNSIYRSDTPVVMGITFVYAVLVVFFNLIADILYGFLDPRVQYK, from the coding sequence ATGACTAGATATATTATTAATCGCCTATTAACTGCTATCCCTACTTTGATAGCTATCAGTGTTGTATTATTTCTAGTCTTGGCATTAGCCCCCGGCGACCCTATGGGAGAGTTCGCCTCTAACCCTTCTATTACGGCGGAAGTTCGCGAAAATATTAGGCGATCGCTTGGTTTAGATCAACCGATACTGATTCGGTATTTTAAGTGGGCTTGGTCATTTTTACAAGGGGATATGGGCTACTCTTTTACCAGCCTAGTTCCTGTCAGTGAATTAATTAGCCAACGACTACCAACCACCATCTGGATAGCTGGTTCTGCGTATATTTTGGCAGTCATTATCGCTTTTCCCTTGGGTATCATTTCCGCCATCAAGCGCTATTCACTATTTGACCAAGTAGCTACTACCTTCGCTTTTTTGGGATTCTCACTACCCCCCTTTTTTACCGGTCTGTTATTTATTATCATCTTTAGTGTGAATCTCAACTGGTTTCCGTTTATATATAATAGTAACCTACAGGTCACTAATTTATCTACATTATGGCAACAGATTCAACAGTCAATCATGCCAATTTCTGTATTGGCATTATTTCAGTCAGCCGTGTTAATGCGATTTATTAGGTCGGCTATCTTGGAGGAGTTAAACCGCGATTATGTCCGCACCGCACACGCTAAAGGATTACCTGATTTTCAGGTGATTAACTTTCATATCTTACGCAATGCTTTAATTCCTGTTATCACTTTAATGGCCTTAAATATCCCGGAAATTTTTACCGGCGCATTGGTTACAGAACAGGTGTTTAGAGTCCCCGGAATTGGCGCGCTTTTGGTCAATTCTATTTATCGTAGTGATACCCCAGTCGTCATGGGTATTACCTTTGTTTATGCGGTTTTGGTCGTGTTTTTTAACCTCATTGCTGATATACTCTATGGATTTTTAGACCCTCGAGTTCAGTATAAATAG
- a CDS encoding DUF433 domain-containing protein, translating into MSELLSRITVNPRQCGGRPCIRGMRIRVSDVLDLFASGLSQGEILEEMPDLEADDLKACLIYAARKLNHPRLNLLSI; encoded by the coding sequence ATGAGCGAACTACTTTCCAGAATTACCGTTAATCCTAGACAATGTGGCGGTCGCCCCTGTATCCGAGGAATGAGAATCCGAGTATCCGATGTCCTGGACTTGTTTGCCTCCGGTTTAAGTCAGGGAGAAATCCTTGAAGAAATGCCCGATCTGGAAGCTGATGATCTCAAGGCTTGTCTAATCTATGCGGCTCGTAAACTAAACCACCCCCGTTTGAATCTGTTAAGCATTTAA
- a CDS encoding HEPN domain-containing protein: MKPKSQKLIAKAQESYQAAQVLNEQGFYDFAASRAYYGMFYIAEAFLWEQDLTFSSHGAVIAAFGRDIAKKWIVPLEFHRFLINAQNKRATADYSVDDDLKITDVEVEILLDHCQQFISFATENL, from the coding sequence GTCTCAAAAATTAATCGCCAAAGCTCAAGAAAGTTATCAAGCGGCTCAGGTTTTAAACGAACAGGGGTTTTATGATTTTGCTGCCTCACGAGCTTACTATGGGATGTTTTACATTGCTGAAGCTTTTCTTTGGGAGCAAGATTTGACGTTCTCAAGTCATGGAGCAGTTATTGCAGCTTTTGGGCGAGATATCGCTAAAAAATGGATTGTTCCTCTGGAATTTCATCGGTTTTTGATTAATGCCCAAAATAAACGAGCAACTGCTGATTATAGCGTTGATGATGACTTGAAAATCACGGATGTTGAGGTTGAAATTTTGTTGGATCACTGTCAGCAATTTATCAGTTTCGCGACCGAAAACTTGTAA
- a CDS encoding proteasome-type protease, producing the protein MTYCLGIITSSGFVMAADSRTNAGVDYISTYRKLFDFSNPGERVILLSTAGNLSITQGIISTLEKDLKFHDNQNLHNLESMYDVARYVGGQLRRMQEFDEAWLKKHSIDASCTLLLAGQIKGQDPALFLIYNQGNFIHATKDTPFLQIGETKYGKPILDRTLSFNTQLEAAAKCALLSIDSTMKSNISVGPPINLAMYERDTFVIDNWLRLRLGDPYLAKIRKMWEDSLKQAFEHIPNINWQHREEQSSEDILID; encoded by the coding sequence ATGACCTACTGTCTCGGTATAATTACCTCCTCCGGCTTTGTAATGGCCGCCGACTCCCGCACCAACGCGGGAGTTGATTACATTTCTACCTATCGCAAACTATTTGATTTTTCTAATCCTGGGGAAAGGGTGATTTTACTCTCTACCGCCGGAAATCTATCTATCACCCAGGGAATTATCAGCACCCTGGAGAAAGACCTCAAATTTCACGACAATCAAAATCTCCATAACCTCGAATCCATGTATGATGTGGCTCGTTATGTGGGTGGTCAACTGCGGCGAATGCAAGAATTTGATGAAGCCTGGCTCAAAAAGCATAGCATTGATGCTAGTTGCACCTTACTGTTAGCTGGTCAGATTAAAGGTCAAGACCCCGCCCTATTCCTGATCTATAATCAAGGTAACTTCATCCATGCCACCAAGGACACCCCCTTCCTACAAATTGGAGAGACCAAATATGGTAAACCCATTTTAGATCGTACCCTCAGTTTTAATACCCAATTAGAGGCGGCGGCTAAATGCGCCCTTTTGTCTATTGACTCTACCATGAAGTCTAATATCTCTGTGGGTCCCCCTATCAATCTGGCTATGTATGAACGAGATACTTTTGTAATTGATAACTGGCTGCGTCTGCGTCTCGGAGACCCCTACCTAGCCAAAATTAGGAAAATGTGGGAAGACTCCCTTAAACAGGCTTTTGAACACATTCCCAATATCAACTGGCAACACCGGGAAGAGCAATCCTCTGAGGATATTCTGATTGACTAA
- a CDS encoding Uma2 family endonuclease, whose product MNPLSNLIASDTWVPATWNEYLSALDDPAHAKSKGYYSNGRMRLEMQVSVGFDHSTNHSVISLAVNLYGILKGIPFTILDNCSFRKTGYAEFQPDLAYYVGNKATAIPSGTDIVNLEEYPVPDLVVEVAKSSLLDDRTVKRVLYEDVGIAEYWIVNVETGEVLAYQMSDRGSQRIDISVMFPGLEIATLDQALQRSRNQDQSQVGAWLMAQFQSPGN is encoded by the coding sequence ATGAATCCCCTCTCTAATCTAATCGCTAGTGATACCTGGGTTCCGGCTACCTGGAATGAGTACCTGAGTGCTTTGGATGACCCCGCCCATGCTAAATCTAAAGGCTATTACAGCAATGGGCGAATGAGATTAGAAATGCAAGTCTCCGTAGGCTTTGACCACAGCACAAATCATAGTGTGATTTCCCTGGCTGTTAATCTCTATGGCATTTTGAAAGGCATTCCGTTCACGATTTTAGACAACTGTTCCTTCCGCAAAACTGGCTATGCCGAATTTCAGCCCGATTTAGCGTATTATGTTGGCAACAAAGCAACCGCCATCCCTAGCGGCACGGATATTGTGAATCTGGAAGAGTATCCCGTGCCAGATTTGGTGGTGGAGGTGGCAAAATCATCCCTGCTTGACGATCGCACCGTTAAGCGAGTGCTGTATGAAGATGTCGGGATTGCTGAATATTGGATTGTGAACGTCGAAACTGGGGAAGTATTGGCTTATCAAATGAGCGATCGCGGGAGTCAGCGAATTGATATCTCTGTGATGTTTCCAGGACTAGAGATAGCCACCCTAGACCAAGCCCTGCAACGGAGCCGCAATCAAGACCAGTCACAAGTTGGAGCCTGGTTAATGGCGCAGTTTCAGTCCCCTGGAAATTGA
- a CDS encoding dynamin family protein: MNKSQEIQSIIAQRQPLAQKLADIETGLSSLYGLIQSCEQERDRQLEYWSGNTATQEKLRNLDFAQFEQIARSSLASLHRLQGRFSRQTLNIGVIGRMGQGKSTLLQSLSGLTNDVIPAMQGKACTAARSTIFHQPRNSTTAEIQFHDRESFLKEVIIPYYEKLGLTPVPRSFEEFAHSEIPTLPTKADQTDINIYNRLKDDYHIHAKKYQEYLGRGSLTVQDESQISDYVASKYNRDYQLTNHQCLAVKHVKISCRFPLDEIGAIALVDVPGLGDFRLGDESLVIEALAQEVDFILFIRKPSKDRANFEQNDTQLYALANKALNDLPSRSILVLNADSNGENQESCLSLKRDIDSETVKMPVLDCVIADCSSQEEANNKVLQAVLDNLRSNVTQLDRNYTQQKITDLQASLTELKQQLQLAQGILPDIDEDEIANEYEDLFEEFWENITNEMTDLQKELIKTREDQDENLKTQIETVLEACRKVEMPTIEEIEKRRNRLESYASTYSEYLIEMRTNLSLKFLDMDKGLKKTIERTKNKVAAVLVEKCNLGGLAKVSGEEFLAEVASQIPPDYTELKKGFEILSEFNLSYRGLIQHRIRLQLDPLTPDKTAGLKTEGVKAQDILDTLNELYQQTIYNCEDALKGFLSEPSQASFAIVEEFADRVLRAKSAKKEWKRFLRRKRGQIWEDFDNLQKQSNASQKWSRLLESAYGHIDDLEASLNNL, translated from the coding sequence ATGAACAAAAGCCAAGAAATACAGAGTATTATTGCCCAACGTCAACCTCTGGCCCAAAAGCTGGCAGACATCGAAACCGGTTTATCATCGCTGTATGGTTTGATTCAGAGTTGCGAACAAGAACGCGATCGCCAGCTTGAATATTGGTCGGGGAATACGGCAACCCAGGAAAAACTCCGAAATCTGGATTTTGCCCAATTTGAGCAAATTGCCCGTTCTTCTCTCGCATCATTGCACCGACTCCAGGGCAGATTTTCCCGCCAAACCCTTAATATTGGGGTGATTGGGCGCATGGGACAAGGGAAAAGCACCTTGTTGCAGAGTTTAAGTGGGCTGACAAATGACGTGATTCCGGCAATGCAGGGGAAGGCTTGCACGGCAGCGCGTAGCACCATTTTTCATCAACCCAGAAATTCCACCACCGCCGAAATTCAATTTCACGATCGCGAGTCTTTTTTAAAAGAGGTGATTATTCCCTACTACGAGAAACTCGGATTGACCCCCGTGCCGCGTTCTTTTGAAGAGTTTGCCCATAGCGAGATTCCCACTTTACCCACTAAGGCGGATCAAACGGACATTAACATTTATAACCGCTTGAAAGACGATTATCATATCCATGCTAAGAAATATCAAGAATACTTGGGGAGGGGTTCTTTAACTGTTCAAGACGAGTCACAGATTTCTGATTATGTAGCGTCAAAATATAATCGGGACTATCAACTAACTAACCATCAATGTTTGGCGGTTAAGCACGTTAAAATATCTTGTCGGTTTCCCCTGGATGAAATAGGGGCGATCGCTCTAGTAGATGTTCCCGGCTTAGGGGATTTCCGCTTAGGAGATGAGAGTTTAGTGATTGAAGCCCTCGCTCAAGAAGTGGATTTTATTCTGTTTATTCGCAAACCTTCCAAAGACCGGGCAAACTTCGAGCAGAATGATACACAATTATATGCTTTGGCGAATAAAGCCTTAAACGATTTGCCCTCTCGGTCTATATTGGTACTGAATGCGGATAGCAATGGGGAAAATCAGGAAAGTTGCCTTTCTCTGAAACGGGATATTGATTCTGAAACGGTGAAAATGCCGGTGTTAGATTGTGTGATTGCTGACTGTTCTTCCCAGGAAGAAGCAAATAACAAAGTGCTTCAGGCGGTTCTGGATAATCTGCGATCGAATGTGACGCAACTAGACCGGAATTATACCCAACAAAAAATCACCGATTTGCAAGCCAGCCTCACCGAATTAAAGCAGCAATTGCAACTAGCCCAGGGAATCTTACCAGATATCGATGAAGATGAAATAGCCAATGAGTATGAGGATTTATTTGAGGAATTTTGGGAGAATATAACCAATGAAATGACCGATTTGCAAAAGGAACTGATTAAAACTCGCGAAGACCAAGATGAAAACCTAAAAACTCAAATTGAAACGGTACTGGAAGCCTGTCGGAAAGTGGAAATGCCGACGATTGAAGAAATAGAGAAACGTCGGAACCGACTGGAATCTTACGCCAGCACTTACAGTGAATATTTGATAGAAATGAGAACCAATCTATCGCTCAAATTCCTGGACATGGATAAAGGATTGAAAAAAACCATTGAACGCACCAAAAATAAAGTGGCTGCTGTTTTAGTGGAAAAATGCAATTTAGGTGGGCTGGCAAAAGTTAGTGGGGAAGAGTTTTTGGCGGAAGTTGCTAGTCAAATTCCCCCAGACTATACGGAACTGAAAAAAGGGTTTGAGATTCTCTCAGAATTTAATCTCTCTTATCGAGGATTAATTCAGCATCGGATTCGCTTGCAATTGGATCCGTTAACCCCGGATAAAACCGCAGGATTGAAAACAGAAGGTGTGAAGGCTCAAGATATTTTAGATACCTTAAACGAACTGTATCAACAAACAATTTACAATTGTGAAGATGCTTTGAAGGGATTTTTATCTGAACCGAGCCAAGCCTCTTTTGCTATAGTAGAAGAGTTTGCCGATCGCGTTCTCCGAGCCAAAAGCGCCAAGAAGGAATGGAAACGATTTTTGCGCCGCAAGCGGGGTCAGATTTGGGAAGATTTTGATAACCTGCAAAAACAAAGTAATGCCAGTCAAAAATGGTCAAGACTTTTAGAGTCTGCTTATGGTCATATCGATGACTTAGAAGCATCCTTAAATAATTTGTAG
- a CDS encoding DUF262 domain-containing protein produces the protein MKASETKLLAFIKKSPQFAIPIYQRTYSWTEKECRELWSDILRTGSNDEITSHFFGSIVYIEKGLYQVSSQSPLLVIDGQQRLTTVTLIIAALANALGDTEPVEGFSPRKLRNYYLLNPEEDGEKHYKLILSQTDKSSLIAILDQDQQPKDSSIRVTQNFSLFESLIKESQNHLETICKGLAKLLVVDVALSREQDNPQLIFESMNSTGRELTQADLIRNYILMGLEPELQTRLYEKYWRLMEVEFGQEAYGEQFDSFIRHFLTVKTGSIPKQSAVYEKFKTYSREPQVAQAGVEALVKDIHTFARYYCAMALGYEQNPELKLAFQDLQELRVDVTYPFLLELYHDYASGELPITDFLQAVRLVESYVFRRAICGIPANSLNKTFANFTKAIKKDRYLESIQTNFLVLPSYRRFPNDDEFKRSLQTKDLYNVRHYNYWLRRLENHDRKERVAVDEYTIEHIMPQNKNLSPAWKDSLGPDWQRIHKTYLHTLGNLTLTAYNSKYSDKSFLEKRDMEKGFKESPLKLNQGLGQIEQWDENAILQRAERLSQMALDVWIAPKLEYDVLDGD, from the coding sequence ATGAAAGCCTCCGAAACCAAGCTACTCGCCTTTATTAAGAAGTCACCGCAGTTCGCCATCCCGATTTACCAGCGTACCTACTCATGGACAGAAAAAGAATGTCGGGAGTTGTGGAGTGACATCCTGCGTACTGGCTCCAATGATGAAATCACTTCTCACTTTTTCGGTTCTATTGTCTATATTGAAAAAGGACTTTATCAAGTCTCTAGTCAGTCTCCCCTCCTAGTTATTGACGGACAGCAACGCCTAACCACAGTAACATTAATAATTGCAGCCCTGGCGAATGCCCTGGGGGACACTGAACCCGTGGAAGGGTTTTCCCCGCGCAAATTGCGAAACTATTATTTGCTTAATCCAGAAGAGGATGGAGAAAAACACTATAAGCTGATTCTCTCGCAAACTGATAAATCTTCATTGATTGCCATTCTCGACCAAGACCAGCAGCCCAAAGACTCTTCTATCCGGGTTACACAAAATTTCAGTCTATTTGAGTCACTCATTAAGGAGTCTCAAAACCATCTGGAGACTATCTGTAAAGGATTAGCGAAATTACTGGTGGTAGATGTTGCCCTGAGCCGTGAACAGGACAATCCCCAACTGATTTTTGAGAGTATGAACTCCACGGGTCGTGAGTTAACCCAAGCAGACTTAATCCGTAATTACATTCTGATGGGACTTGAACCCGAACTTCAAACCAGGCTTTATGAGAAGTATTGGCGACTTATGGAAGTGGAGTTTGGACAGGAGGCTTATGGAGAACAATTCGATAGTTTTATTCGCCATTTTTTGACGGTAAAAACTGGTAGTATTCCTAAGCAAAGTGCCGTGTATGAAAAGTTTAAAACTTATTCAAGAGAGCCACAAGTTGCTCAAGCGGGTGTGGAGGCGTTGGTCAAGGATATTCATACCTTTGCTCGGTACTACTGTGCGATGGCTTTGGGTTATGAGCAGAACCCGGAACTTAAACTAGCCTTTCAAGACCTGCAAGAATTAAGGGTAGATGTAACTTACCCATTCCTCTTAGAGCTGTATCATGATTATGCTTCAGGTGAGTTGCCTATAACAGATTTTTTGCAAGCGGTTAGACTGGTGGAATCTTATGTTTTTCGCCGTGCGATTTGTGGTATTCCTGCTAATTCATTAAACAAAACTTTTGCTAACTTTACGAAAGCCATCAAAAAAGATCGCTATCTCGAAAGCATTCAGACTAATTTTCTGGTACTGCCGTCTTATCGACGGTTTCCTAATGATGATGAATTTAAGCGATCGCTGCAAACCAAAGACCTTTATAATGTTCGCCATTACAATTACTGGCTGCGACGGTTGGAAAATCACGATCGCAAAGAACGAGTAGCAGTAGATGAATACACCATTGAACATATTATGCCCCAGAATAAAAATCTTTCTCCTGCATGGAAGGATTCACTGGGTCCAGACTGGCAACGTATTCACAAAACTTATTTGCATACCCTGGGAAATCTAACCCTGACTGCATACAACTCGAAATATAGTGATAAATCCTTTCTTGAGAAGCGTGATATGGAAAAAGGCTTTAAAGAAAGTCCCTTGAAGTTGAATCAAGGGTTGGGACAGATTGAGCAGTGGGATGAAAATGCTATTCTCCAACGAGCAGAACGACTCTCTCAAATGGCGCTAGATGTTTGGATTGCGCCAAAATTAGAATATGATGTGCTTGATGGTGATTAA
- a CDS encoding type II toxin-antitoxin system VapC family toxin, which translates to MSFHEQVVGAHDFINRAQTDTDIRRGYTLLSEILQCFTSAPILPFDVQAIAVFQELRQQKIRVSTMDLRMAAIALSRDRVLLTRNLQDFRKVPALKIEDWTGD; encoded by the coding sequence GTGAGCTTTCATGAGCAGGTTGTTGGCGCTCATGATTTTATTAACCGTGCTCAGACCGATACTGATATCCGGCGGGGATATACTCTATTGTCAGAGATTCTCCAATGCTTTACCTCGGCTCCCATTTTACCCTTTGATGTTCAGGCGATCGCTGTTTTCCAGGAGCTACGACAGCAAAAAATTCGAGTCTCTACAATGGATCTGAGAATGGCGGCGATCGCCCTGTCCCGTGATAGGGTTTTGTTAACCCGAAACCTCCAAGATTTCAGGAAAGTTCCGGCATTAAAAATTGAAGATTGGACAGGTGATTAA